The Marinobacter subterrani genome has a segment encoding these proteins:
- the trmD gene encoding tRNA (guanosine(37)-N1)-methyltransferase TrmD has product MWIGAVSLFPEMFSAVTEHGVTGRAVRDGLLAFRSWNPRDYTHDRHRTVDDRPYGGGPGMLMKIQPLRDAISAAREAAPGKACVVYLSPQGETLNQSVVESLVAEERLILVAGRYEGVDERLIATEVDREVSLGDFVLSGGELAAMAVIDAVTRLIPGALGHAQSAEQDSFADGLLDCPHYTRPEVYEGLAVPDVLLGGHHDQIRRWRLKQSLRRTRQRRPDLLEKRVFTDEERQLLEEILNEPGASE; this is encoded by the coding sequence GTGTGGATTGGCGCAGTCAGTCTGTTCCCGGAAATGTTCAGTGCGGTAACAGAGCACGGAGTCACGGGTAGAGCGGTTCGGGACGGACTTCTGGCGTTCAGGAGCTGGAATCCCCGTGATTACACCCATGACCGGCACCGTACCGTGGATGACCGGCCCTATGGTGGTGGCCCGGGAATGCTGATGAAAATTCAGCCCCTGAGGGATGCCATCAGCGCGGCACGGGAAGCAGCGCCGGGCAAGGCCTGTGTGGTTTATCTGTCGCCGCAGGGCGAGACACTGAACCAGTCTGTGGTCGAGTCTTTGGTGGCAGAAGAGCGGCTGATCCTCGTGGCAGGCCGTTACGAAGGTGTTGATGAGCGCCTGATTGCGACAGAAGTCGATCGGGAAGTGTCACTGGGTGATTTTGTTCTTTCCGGTGGCGAACTGGCGGCTATGGCTGTCATTGATGCGGTTACTCGCCTCATCCCCGGAGCGCTGGGTCATGCGCAGTCGGCAGAGCAGGATTCTTTTGCTGACGGTTTGCTGGATTGTCCGCACTACACCCGGCCCGAGGTTTACGAAGGCCTGGCGGTGCCGGATGTTTTATTGGGCGGTCACCATGATCAGATCCGGCGTTGGCGACTCAAGCAGTCGCTGAGGCGAACCCGGCAACGGCGCCCCGACCTGCTTGAAAAGCGGGTGTTTACGGATGAAGAGCGTCAGTTGCTGGAAGAGATTTTGAACGAACCGGGTGCCTCTGAATGA
- the rimM gene encoding ribosome maturation factor RimM (Essential for efficient processing of 16S rRNA), translating into MTQNSQETVIGRITSVFGVKGWLKVFSYTDPKEGILNYPDWTLALDGKRIPARLEEGRRQGQAIVVRLKGIDDRDLARTYCGAEVMVSRAELPELPEGEFYWFQLEGLEVFTVEDECLGKVHHLIETGANDVLVVQATASSIDQRERLIPYLPDQVVLSVDLAAQRMVVDWDPEF; encoded by the coding sequence ATGACACAGAATTCGCAGGAAACTGTGATCGGCCGGATTACCTCGGTGTTTGGGGTCAAGGGGTGGCTGAAAGTCTTCTCCTACACAGATCCCAAGGAAGGAATACTGAACTATCCGGACTGGACGCTGGCCCTGGATGGCAAGCGTATTCCGGCCAGGCTTGAAGAGGGTCGCCGCCAGGGGCAGGCTATCGTCGTCAGGCTGAAAGGAATTGATGATCGTGATCTCGCGCGCACGTACTGCGGCGCCGAGGTGATGGTTTCCAGGGCCGAGTTGCCGGAGCTTCCTGAAGGGGAGTTTTACTGGTTCCAACTGGAAGGTCTCGAAGTTTTCACGGTTGAAGATGAGTGTCTTGGTAAAGTGCACCATCTGATAGAAACCGGGGCAAACGATGTTCTGGTGGTGCAGGCAACTGCCAGCTCCATCGACCAGCGTGAGCGCCTGATACCGTACCTTCCGGACCAGGTGGTTCTGTCGGTTGACCTGGCCGCACAGCGCATGGTTGTAGACTGGGATCCGGAGTTCTAA
- the rpsP gene encoding 30S ribosomal protein S16, whose product MVTIRLARGGSKKRPFYHLTVTDSRKSRDGRFIERVGFFNPIARGQEERLRVDRDRVEFWLGQGAQTSDRVAQLLKAAE is encoded by the coding sequence ATGGTAACAATCCGTTTGGCTCGCGGCGGCTCCAAGAAGCGCCCGTTCTACCATCTGACAGTCACCGACAGCCGCAAATCCCGCGACGGTCGTTTCATTGAGCGTGTAGGCTTCTTCAACCCGATCGCGCGCGGTCAGGAAGAGCGTCTGCGCGTTGATCGCGATCGTGTTGAGTTCTGGCTGGGCCAGGGCGCACAGACCAGCGATCGTGTTGCCCAGCTGCTGAAGGCTGCTGAGTAA
- the ffh gene encoding signal recognition particle protein: MFENLQDRLSGSLRKISGQARLTDDNIKDTLREVRMALLEADVALPVVKDFVEGVRARAIGQEVQRSLTPGQVFIKVVQQELERVMGAGNESLNLSVQPPAVIMMAGLQGAGKTTTVAKLSRFLKERQKKSVLVVSADVYRPAAIRQLETLAGEVGVEFFPSTADQDPVAIAEGAIAAARKKHIDVVILDTAGRLHVDEQMMGEIGRLHKAVNPVETLFVVDAMTGQDAANTAKAFNDALPLTGVVLTKTDGDARGGAALSVRHITGKPIKFLGVGEKSDALEPFYPDRVASRILGMGDVLSLIEEAERKLDQKKAQKLSKKIKKGKSFDLEDFRDQLQQMKSMGGIGGLLDKLPGMGQMAQVAQQQVNDKSMGQMEAIICSMTPKERRYPDVINNSRKRRIASGSGTQIQDVNRLLKQHKQMQKMMKKFGKKGGMANMMRGLGGMMPPGGGGGGMPPFGRM; encoded by the coding sequence ATGTTTGAGAACCTCCAAGATCGACTTTCCGGCAGTCTGCGCAAGATCTCCGGCCAGGCGCGCCTTACCGATGACAATATAAAGGACACCCTCAGAGAGGTGCGAATGGCCCTGCTGGAGGCGGATGTTGCCCTGCCAGTGGTGAAGGATTTTGTCGAGGGAGTGCGCGCGCGTGCGATCGGGCAGGAGGTGCAGCGCAGCCTGACCCCGGGCCAGGTGTTTATCAAGGTCGTTCAGCAGGAGCTTGAGCGGGTGATGGGTGCGGGCAACGAATCCCTCAACCTGAGCGTGCAGCCGCCGGCGGTGATCATGATGGCCGGCCTGCAGGGTGCCGGTAAGACAACCACGGTTGCCAAGCTTTCCCGTTTCCTCAAGGAGCGCCAGAAAAAGTCTGTGCTGGTTGTCAGTGCCGACGTATACCGCCCGGCCGCGATTCGCCAGTTGGAGACCCTGGCCGGTGAAGTTGGTGTCGAGTTTTTCCCGAGTACCGCGGATCAGGATCCGGTTGCTATTGCCGAAGGCGCGATTGCGGCTGCCCGTAAGAAGCACATCGATGTGGTCATTCTTGATACCGCCGGCCGCCTCCATGTCGACGAGCAGATGATGGGTGAGATTGGCCGGCTGCACAAAGCCGTCAATCCGGTGGAAACCCTGTTTGTGGTTGATGCCATGACCGGCCAGGATGCGGCCAACACGGCCAAGGCCTTCAATGACGCTTTGCCGTTGACGGGCGTGGTGCTGACCAAAACCGATGGCGATGCCAGGGGCGGTGCGGCCCTGTCGGTCCGCCACATTACCGGTAAGCCGATCAAGTTCCTGGGCGTGGGCGAGAAGTCCGATGCCCTGGAGCCGTTTTACCCGGACCGGGTCGCCTCCCGGATTCTCGGTATGGGCGATGTGCTTTCCCTCATAGAGGAGGCGGAGCGCAAGCTGGATCAGAAGAAGGCCCAGAAACTCAGCAAGAAGATCAAGAAGGGCAAAAGCTTTGATCTCGAGGATTTCCGGGATCAGTTGCAGCAAATGAAGAGTATGGGCGGTATTGGTGGTCTGCTCGACAAGCTTCCGGGCATGGGGCAGATGGCCCAGGTGGCCCAGCAGCAGGTCAATGACAAGTCCATGGGGCAGATGGAGGCCATCATCTGCTCGATGACGCCAAAGGAGCGCCGCTACCCGGATGTCATCAACAATTCCCGCAAGCGCCGTATTGCCAGCGGCTCGGGCACACAGATCCAGGACGTCAATCGCTTGCTGAAACAGCACAAGCAAATGCAGAAAATGATGAAAAAGTTTGGCAAAAAGGGCGGCATGGCGAATATGATGCGCGGCCTGGGTGGCATGATGCCCCCGGGCGGTGGTGGTGGTGGCATGCCTCCATTTGGTCGTATGTAA
- a CDS encoding cytochrome C assembly family protein, whose translation MGTLILAVTSLFLYSVGTALQALHFRGRVESNLAITTLIGLLALTSHGLLIAQTVHHDGGFDFSFFKSSVLISWLIAFLLLGLNLKKPVQNLFLGVYPLAGLTIVMVLIVHGPSRLVSDQSYGMLSHIALSVTAYSLFTLAAIQAVLLYFQNRQLKHNYNSLLVRNLPPLQTMESLLFEMVWAGVVLLILAIITGALFVEDLFAQNLAHKTLFSILSLMVFVALLVGRYTKGWRGITASRWTLAGCALLMLAFYGSKFVLELIFQRGG comes from the coding sequence ATGGGAACGCTGATTCTCGCGGTCACCTCTCTTTTTCTGTACAGCGTTGGTACTGCGCTGCAAGCCCTGCATTTCAGGGGGCGGGTTGAAAGCAATCTCGCCATCACCACGCTTATTGGCCTGCTTGCACTGACCAGCCATGGACTCCTCATCGCCCAGACCGTTCACCACGACGGAGGCTTTGATTTCAGCTTCTTCAAAAGCTCAGTACTGATTTCCTGGCTTATCGCGTTCCTTCTGCTCGGCCTCAATCTGAAAAAGCCGGTTCAGAATCTGTTCCTGGGCGTGTACCCGCTGGCCGGGCTCACGATTGTCATGGTGCTGATCGTCCATGGCCCTTCCCGACTGGTCTCGGACCAGAGCTATGGCATGCTCTCCCATATCGCCTTGTCGGTGACAGCCTACAGCCTGTTTACACTCGCGGCTATCCAGGCGGTGCTTCTGTATTTCCAGAACCGCCAGTTAAAGCACAATTACAACAGCCTCCTGGTACGCAACCTGCCTCCGCTGCAGACCATGGAGTCGCTGCTGTTCGAAATGGTCTGGGCCGGCGTAGTCCTGCTTATTCTGGCGATCATAACCGGCGCCCTCTTTGTCGAAGACCTTTTCGCCCAGAATCTCGCCCATAAAACCCTGTTCTCGATACTCTCCCTGATGGTCTTTGTGGCGCTCCTGGTCGGCCGGTATACCAAAGGCTGGCGCGGCATCACGGCCAGCCGCTGGACCCTGGCCGGCTGCGCACTGCTGATGCTGGCATTCTATGGCAGCAAGTTCGTTCTGGAACTGATTTTCCAGAGAGGCGGCTAG
- a CDS encoding HlyC/CorC family transporter, which produces MNETSLTALFILLVGLILLSAFFSSSETGMMSLNRYRLKHMAKTGHKGAKRAQDLLKRTDQLIGIILIGNNFVNIFASSIATVIAIRVWGDAGIAIATVLLTIVILIFAEVTPKSLAALFPEKIAFPASHILGPLLKILYPFVWAVNLFTGGILKLLGVSAADAASDHLSREELRTLVNEAGALIPAKHKDMLVSILDLEKVTVNDIMVPRNEVIGIDLEDDTDTILRQLRSSQHTRMPVYKGDINNIQGILHLRSVSKLLQHDEINKAMIMQLCQEPYFIPESTPLNTQLINFQKGRRRFGVVVDEYGDVLGLATLEDILEEIVGDFTTDYAATSPDIIPQDNGTFIIDGTAAVRTINKTLGWKLPTDGPKTLNGLITETLENIPDTNVCLKVSGHRVEVLQIKDNVVKAAIVHPKKRKKRALSLS; this is translated from the coding sequence TTGAACGAAACATCGCTTACCGCGCTGTTTATTCTTCTTGTCGGACTGATCCTGCTTTCCGCTTTCTTTTCCAGCTCGGAAACAGGGATGATGTCCCTCAATCGTTACCGCCTCAAGCATATGGCCAAAACCGGCCATAAAGGCGCCAAACGTGCCCAGGACCTGCTGAAGCGGACAGACCAGCTGATCGGAATCATTCTGATCGGCAACAACTTCGTCAATATCTTCGCCTCATCGATTGCCACGGTTATTGCAATACGCGTCTGGGGCGACGCCGGCATCGCGATCGCCACAGTCCTGCTGACCATCGTAATCCTGATCTTTGCCGAGGTGACCCCGAAATCGCTGGCTGCCCTGTTTCCCGAGAAAATTGCGTTTCCCGCCAGCCACATTCTCGGGCCACTGCTGAAGATCCTTTACCCCTTTGTATGGGCTGTGAACCTGTTTACCGGGGGCATACTGAAGCTGCTCGGGGTTTCGGCGGCAGACGCCGCCAGTGACCACCTCAGCCGGGAGGAGCTCAGGACCCTGGTCAATGAGGCCGGCGCACTGATTCCCGCCAAGCACAAAGACATGCTGGTGAGCATTCTTGATCTGGAAAAAGTGACGGTCAATGACATCATGGTGCCCCGTAACGAAGTGATCGGCATCGACCTGGAAGACGACACCGACACCATTCTTCGCCAGCTCCGCAGCAGCCAGCATACCCGGATGCCGGTCTACAAAGGTGACATCAACAACATCCAGGGCATTCTGCACCTGCGGAGCGTGTCCAAGCTGCTCCAGCATGATGAGATCAACAAGGCCATGATCATGCAACTGTGCCAGGAACCCTATTTCATCCCGGAAAGCACGCCACTGAATACCCAACTGATCAACTTCCAGAAAGGCCGGCGCAGGTTTGGCGTGGTGGTCGACGAGTACGGTGATGTTCTTGGCCTGGCGACACTGGAGGACATACTGGAAGAGATCGTCGGTGACTTCACCACCGATTATGCAGCCACCAGCCCGGACATCATCCCCCAGGACAACGGCACCTTTATCATTGACGGCACGGCGGCAGTGCGCACCATCAACAAGACCCTGGGCTGGAAGTTGCCCACGGACGGACCGAAAACCCTCAACGGCCTGATTACCGAAACCCTGGAAAATATTCCGGACACCAACGTCTGCCTGAAAGTCAGCGGCCACCGTGTGGAAGTGTTGCAGATCAAGGACAATGTCGTGAAGGCCGCTATTGTGCACCCGAAAAAGCGCAAAAAGCGCGCACTTTCGCTGAGCTGA
- a CDS encoding Yip1 family protein produces the protein MSLTHSFGLLAHPDREWEAIRNESESVTRLYAGHILLLALIPAVAGFYGTSQVGWQIGDGQITRLSVGSALQLSVLFYAAMLAGIFVLGKFIDFFAATYDAVERTPRGVALAAYTSTPIFLIGVIAAYPNIWVNMLAGLAAAAYAVYLLYEGLPILMKIPEDRGFMFASAVLTVGLVMFVALLAISVVIWSMGIGPVYVS, from the coding sequence ATGAGCCTGACTCATAGTTTTGGCCTGCTTGCCCACCCGGATCGGGAATGGGAAGCGATCCGTAATGAATCCGAATCCGTCACAAGACTCTACGCCGGCCATATATTGTTGCTGGCACTGATACCGGCCGTCGCCGGCTTCTACGGCACTTCCCAGGTGGGCTGGCAAATAGGTGACGGCCAGATCACCCGGCTCTCTGTTGGCAGTGCATTGCAGCTATCGGTACTCTTTTACGCCGCGATGCTCGCGGGCATCTTTGTGCTGGGCAAGTTCATCGATTTCTTTGCTGCCACCTACGATGCGGTTGAGCGGACACCCAGGGGCGTTGCCCTGGCTGCCTACACATCGACTCCTATTTTCCTGATCGGGGTAATTGCGGCTTACCCGAACATCTGGGTCAATATGCTGGCCGGTCTCGCGGCTGCCGCCTACGCTGTCTATCTGCTCTACGAAGGGCTGCCCATACTGATGAAAATCCCGGAAGACCGTGGATTCATGTTTGCGTCCGCGGTGCTTACGGTTGGGCTGGTGATGTTTGTCGCATTACTGGCCATCAGCGTGGTTATCTGGAGCATGGGTATCGGCCCTGTCTACGTGAGCTGA
- a CDS encoding DUF1631 domain-containing protein produces MNKQSGIHYLREHREAGSNKPVPAEVTRIRDTVVAGLGDLLQGAFDAVDDSLFELANNARSNNEQNRYFEAMREIRIKRKGVERHFQNTVAQYFANPPHAGAVQDNNPAAQASADTLSLVGNDDLEEQVALNAMITKAKAHFQGPLLQLQTRFSQVYPEATDESPVNPMAPEHLCSAFTEAIQALEIQIRERLILLKQFDRYVVSNLGMLLDEANRILIQAGVIPNFRYHGKAGHQQDSSKAQAPGTGTAGAPDSATHATAGESVHSSAVFNQIRQMLALQRANAGIPPRSSDPNVRVVSDSELASLLNSLPLADARPNQGDLSNGEPLTVDLRQLMQQLLARADAGDGRKPALNEVDEDLINLVSMLFEFILDDYNLSAPVQVLISRLQIPILKVVIRDKSFFSQATHPARRLLNSLARAGIGWSSSDEKTRDKLYNQIHNIVQRILNEFDGDVALFETLNQEFEKFLERENRKAALVEQRTRESERGRIKSQTAQQTVDNLLKEKVARYKLPASIHDILMNGWSRVMFLAYLRDDVEHRWHATVKVVDDLIWCLHPHQQDEERDQWVRVVPGLLKALRSGLDEVSYNSSRMDEMMGHLKHELAEAFRTNAAIEARQDSSEEVEEEEISTLHQTAVERQQELEEAAISEYVAQIDSIEIGNWVEFRLVNGANFRCKLSAIIDEADCFVFVNRMGLKVIEKTRVQLAHEMRRGRLTLLEQGALIDRALDAVVGTLRSKTA; encoded by the coding sequence ATGAACAAGCAGTCCGGAATACATTACCTCCGTGAGCATCGGGAAGCGGGGAGTAACAAGCCGGTTCCTGCGGAGGTCACCCGCATCCGGGACACGGTAGTCGCCGGGCTGGGAGATTTGCTCCAGGGCGCCTTTGACGCCGTCGACGATTCACTGTTTGAGCTGGCCAACAACGCGCGCAGCAATAATGAGCAGAATCGCTACTTCGAAGCCATGCGCGAAATCCGCATCAAGCGCAAGGGTGTGGAGCGGCACTTCCAGAATACCGTCGCCCAGTATTTCGCCAACCCGCCCCATGCCGGGGCTGTCCAGGATAATAACCCGGCCGCGCAGGCCAGCGCCGATACCCTGTCCCTGGTGGGGAACGACGACCTGGAAGAGCAGGTTGCACTGAACGCCATGATCACCAAGGCGAAGGCCCATTTTCAGGGCCCGTTACTGCAACTCCAGACCCGCTTCAGCCAGGTTTACCCCGAAGCCACCGACGAGTCGCCGGTCAATCCGATGGCGCCGGAGCATCTTTGCAGCGCCTTTACCGAGGCGATTCAGGCCCTGGAAATCCAGATTCGGGAACGCCTGATTCTGCTCAAGCAGTTTGATCGCTACGTTGTCTCCAATCTCGGCATGCTGCTGGACGAAGCCAACCGCATTCTGATCCAGGCCGGCGTTATCCCCAACTTCCGGTATCACGGCAAAGCCGGGCACCAGCAGGACAGCTCAAAAGCACAAGCGCCGGGCACAGGGACAGCCGGAGCCCCGGACTCCGCAACTCACGCAACCGCCGGCGAATCCGTCCACAGCAGTGCCGTGTTCAACCAGATCCGGCAGATGCTGGCACTTCAGAGGGCCAATGCCGGGATACCGCCCCGATCATCCGATCCCAACGTTCGCGTCGTCAGTGATTCGGAGCTGGCCAGCCTGCTGAACTCGCTGCCTCTGGCCGATGCCCGCCCCAACCAGGGCGACCTGAGTAACGGAGAACCCCTCACCGTCGACCTGAGACAGTTGATGCAGCAACTGCTTGCCAGGGCTGATGCGGGGGATGGCCGGAAACCGGCACTGAACGAAGTTGACGAAGATCTCATCAACCTGGTCTCCATGCTGTTCGAGTTTATCCTCGATGACTACAACCTGTCCGCCCCGGTTCAGGTTCTGATCAGCCGTCTTCAGATTCCGATCCTGAAGGTCGTCATTCGGGACAAGAGCTTTTTCAGCCAGGCCACACACCCGGCCCGACGACTGCTCAACTCCCTTGCGCGAGCGGGCATCGGCTGGAGCAGCAGTGATGAGAAAACCAGGGACAAACTGTATAACCAGATTCACAACATTGTTCAGCGGATTCTCAACGAATTCGACGGCGACGTTGCACTGTTCGAGACACTGAACCAGGAGTTCGAAAAGTTCCTGGAGAGAGAGAACCGCAAGGCTGCACTCGTTGAGCAGCGGACGCGGGAATCGGAAAGAGGACGCATCAAATCCCAGACGGCACAGCAAACAGTTGATAACCTGTTGAAAGAAAAGGTGGCTCGCTACAAACTGCCGGCATCGATTCACGACATTCTGATGAATGGCTGGAGCCGGGTGATGTTTCTCGCCTACCTCAGGGACGACGTTGAACATCGCTGGCACGCGACGGTAAAAGTGGTTGATGACCTGATCTGGTGCCTGCACCCCCATCAGCAAGATGAGGAGCGGGATCAATGGGTTCGGGTTGTGCCGGGCCTTCTGAAAGCCTTGAGATCAGGCCTGGATGAAGTGTCCTACAACTCGTCCAGGATGGATGAAATGATGGGCCACCTGAAGCATGAACTGGCCGAAGCTTTCAGAACCAATGCGGCCATCGAAGCTCGGCAGGACTCATCCGAAGAGGTTGAAGAAGAGGAAATCTCCACCCTGCACCAGACGGCGGTCGAGAGACAGCAGGAACTGGAGGAAGCCGCCATTTCCGAGTATGTCGCCCAGATTGACAGCATTGAAATCGGTAACTGGGTAGAGTTCCGCCTTGTCAATGGGGCCAACTTCCGGTGCAAGCTTTCCGCCATCATCGATGAGGCCGACTGCTTTGTCTTTGTGAACCGGATGGGGCTCAAGGTGATCGAGAAAACCAGGGTCCAACTGGCCCATGAGATGCGCCGTGGTCGCCTGACCCTGCTGGAACAGGGCGCTCTGATCGATCGGGCGCTGGATGCGGTTGTCGGCACCTTGCGGAGCAAGACGGCCTGA
- a CDS encoding energy transducer TonB family protein: MVEEGNTSAVPARYRIGLALSLALMFHTLVLSGLPSPVTEQKVEHRQSLEFELITPGTDQTARPAPDANATSRPIPLIPRFSAEPASEPVVTRQAPESPRVPEPVISEPPAQKPETTEATRQSSPSHSARAGEVTRTETQETEATITRITNSPVEQDPYVVTLATHLGHQLEQARVPAMRALSRIVSMEVELQLLDNGALTRARVLKSTGIDGIDEAAYRAALAASPYPRPPEGENSQNRFEVELVFTPKRL, translated from the coding sequence ATGGTCGAAGAAGGCAATACCAGTGCCGTTCCGGCACGATACCGGATCGGTCTCGCGTTATCCCTGGCGCTCATGTTCCACACGCTCGTGCTCTCCGGCCTGCCTTCTCCGGTGACAGAGCAGAAGGTTGAGCACCGGCAAAGCCTGGAGTTTGAGCTGATCACCCCGGGCACTGACCAGACCGCCCGGCCAGCACCCGACGCCAATGCAACCAGCCGGCCCATACCTCTCATTCCACGTTTCAGCGCGGAACCTGCGTCCGAGCCGGTGGTAACCCGTCAGGCGCCAGAATCCCCGAGGGTTCCGGAACCGGTTATCTCCGAACCTCCGGCCCAAAAACCAGAAACCACAGAGGCTACCCGCCAATCATCACCCAGCCACAGCGCCCGCGCAGGCGAGGTAACACGGACGGAAACGCAAGAGACTGAAGCGACGATCACGCGAATTACCAACTCGCCGGTTGAGCAGGATCCCTACGTGGTGACCCTGGCCACCCATCTGGGCCACCAACTTGAACAGGCCAGGGTTCCGGCCATGCGGGCGCTGTCCCGGATTGTGTCCATGGAAGTAGAGCTGCAACTGCTTGATAACGGCGCCCTGACCCGGGCAAGGGTACTGAAATCGACGGGAATTGACGGTATTGATGAAGCGGCCTACCGGGCAGCCTTGGCGGCAAGCCCCTACCCGAGGCCACCTGAAGGGGAGAACAGCCAGAACCGTTTCGAAGTTGAACTGGTGTTCACCCCAAAACGGCTCTGA
- the grxD gene encoding Grx4 family monothiol glutaredoxin — translation MDINETIKSQLDENPIILYMKGSPQAPQCGFSAKTSQALMACGERFAFVNILDNQELREALKVYSSWPTYPQLYINGELVGGCDIILEMSESGELAKLVKEAAKQAEA, via the coding sequence ATGGATATCAATGAAACCATTAAAAGCCAGCTCGATGAGAACCCGATTATTCTCTATATGAAGGGTAGCCCGCAGGCGCCGCAGTGTGGCTTTTCTGCCAAGACCTCGCAGGCTCTGATGGCCTGTGGCGAGCGCTTCGCATTCGTGAACATCCTGGACAATCAGGAGCTTCGTGAGGCACTCAAGGTATACTCCAGCTGGCCGACCTACCCACAGCTCTACATTAATGGTGAGCTGGTTGGTGGCTGCGACATAATTCTGGAGATGTCCGAGAGTGGTGAGCTGGCCAAGTTGGTCAAAGAGGCTGCTAAGCAGGCAGAAGCCTGA
- the argF gene encoding ornithine carbamoyltransferase, which produces MAARHFLTLNDMTTSELESLVDHATALRKEWRQGKLRDSLKNRILAMIFEKSSTRTRVSFEAGMAQLGGSAMFLSPRDTQLGRGEPIEDSAIVISSMVDAVMIRTFAHETVERFAAASRVPVINALTDEFHPCQLLADMQTYREHRGSIRGATVAWIGDGNNMCHSYINAATQFDFHLNVACPEGYEPSDDLIKVHADRVTLFREPAEAARNADLLVTDVWASMGQEDEQKARRDAFSGYQINPELLAVADRDALFMHCLPAHRGEEISADMLEHPASVVWEEAENRLHAQKALLEFLILNRLD; this is translated from the coding sequence ATGGCGGCAAGACATTTTCTGACATTGAATGACATGACAACCAGTGAGCTGGAAAGCCTGGTTGATCATGCCACCGCGCTTCGCAAGGAGTGGCGGCAGGGTAAGCTGCGGGACTCGCTGAAGAATCGAATTCTTGCAATGATCTTCGAGAAGTCTTCAACGCGCACCCGGGTTTCCTTTGAAGCCGGCATGGCCCAGCTCGGCGGCTCCGCCATGTTCCTGTCGCCACGGGACACCCAGCTTGGCCGGGGTGAACCCATTGAAGACTCTGCCATCGTCATCTCCAGTATGGTGGATGCGGTAATGATCCGCACCTTTGCCCACGAGACGGTTGAACGCTTTGCCGCCGCTTCCCGGGTGCCGGTTATCAATGCCCTGACGGATGAGTTCCACCCCTGCCAGTTGCTGGCCGACATGCAGACCTACCGGGAACATCGCGGCAGCATTCGCGGTGCCACCGTGGCCTGGATCGGCGACGGCAATAATATGTGCCACTCCTACATTAACGCGGCGACCCAGTTTGATTTTCACCTGAATGTGGCATGCCCGGAAGGCTACGAGCCCTCAGACGACCTGATCAAGGTACACGCCGACCGGGTCACGCTGTTCCGCGAACCGGCAGAGGCAGCCCGTAATGCGGACCTGCTGGTCACGGATGTGTGGGCCTCCATGGGCCAGGAAGACGAGCAGAAAGCGCGCCGGGACGCATTCAGTGGCTACCAGATCAATCCGGAACTGCTGGCCGTCGCGGATAGAGACGCCCTCTTCATGCACTGCCTTCCGGCCCACCGGGGCGAGGAGATTTCAGCAGACATGCTGGAGCACCCTGCCTCCGTCGTGTGGGAAGAGGCTGAGAACCGCCTGCACGCCCAGAAAGCCCTGCTTGAGTTTCTAATTCTCAATCGTCTGGACTGA